In Natronomonas halophila, one DNA window encodes the following:
- a CDS encoding 5' nucleotidase, NT5C type: MTNRPLAAGSTLLVDLDGVVADQLPRLCTYLNDELGLDVAPTDIDDWSYDVPGVDGHVGTVITELMTDHTEWYFGGMDPTPGVADALADLRSEYRVEIATHRVPDTHDVSKAWLDDHGIPYDDFHEEVPSDKGAVPGDALIDDYHRNVANALDAGKTGFLMRQPYSDPTACDGAHVVDSWDDVRSLLL, translated from the coding sequence ATGACGAACCGTCCGCTGGCCGCCGGGTCGACGCTTCTGGTCGACCTCGACGGCGTCGTCGCCGACCAGCTCCCGCGGCTCTGTACCTACCTCAACGACGAGCTGGGCCTCGACGTCGCCCCGACCGATATCGACGACTGGAGCTACGACGTGCCGGGCGTCGACGGCCACGTCGGCACGGTCATCACCGAACTGATGACCGACCACACGGAGTGGTACTTCGGCGGCATGGACCCGACGCCGGGCGTCGCCGACGCCCTCGCGGACCTCCGCTCGGAGTACCGCGTCGAAATCGCGACCCACCGCGTCCCCGACACCCACGACGTCTCGAAGGCGTGGCTCGACGACCACGGCATCCCCTACGACGACTTCCACGAGGAGGTCCCCTCCGACAAGGGTGCGGTCCCCGGCGACGCGCTCATCGACGATTACCACCGCAACGTCGCCAACGCCCTCGATGCGGGCAAGACGGGCTTTCTGATGCGCCAGCCCTACAGCGACCCGACGGCCTGTGACGGCGCCCACGTCGTCGACTCGTGGGACGACGTGCGCAGCCTCCTGCTGTAG
- a CDS encoding alanine racemase, which translates to MQPYGAYRAAFADRSLPTAFLDRRAFEANVERTAERADGVPVRIASKSVRCRAVLERLLDEPDFEGLMCYTGDEAADLAAAGFDDLLVAYPTVDEGELRRVAETVADGARIVLMVDSTEHVERIGAVASDVGADVPLCIDLDLSTEHLGIYFGVQRSPIRTPEQATSVADVIAETEGVHLSGLMGYEAQLAGLPDRNPANNPAKNAIIRRLKERSKPIVRERRQAVAEALDDEYGLAFVNGGGTGSIEFTRQDPWVTEVTAGSAFYAPRQFDWYDEFAYEPAAGYAVEVTREPDSGVYTCRGGGYVASGPVGEDKAPIPWLPEGATLRDDEGAGEVQTPVLYDGDLSVGDPVVMRHGKAGELCRFFEELAVVDGEEIVDVWPTYRGEGKCYI; encoded by the coding sequence ATGCAACCCTACGGGGCTTACCGCGCGGCGTTCGCGGACCGGTCGCTCCCGACGGCGTTTCTCGACCGACGAGCCTTCGAGGCGAACGTCGAACGGACCGCCGAGCGCGCCGACGGCGTGCCCGTCCGTATCGCCTCGAAATCCGTCCGCTGTCGGGCCGTCCTCGAACGCCTCCTCGACGAACCCGACTTCGAGGGACTGATGTGCTACACCGGCGACGAGGCCGCCGATCTGGCTGCGGCGGGATTCGACGACCTGCTCGTCGCCTATCCGACCGTCGACGAAGGCGAACTCCGGCGAGTCGCTGAAACGGTCGCGGACGGCGCGCGCATCGTTCTGATGGTTGATTCGACCGAGCACGTCGAACGAATCGGGGCGGTCGCCAGCGATGTCGGTGCCGACGTCCCGCTGTGTATCGACCTCGATTTATCGACCGAACACCTCGGAATCTACTTCGGCGTCCAGCGCTCGCCGATTCGGACGCCCGAACAGGCCACGAGCGTCGCCGACGTCATCGCCGAAACCGAGGGCGTTCATCTCTCGGGACTGATGGGCTACGAGGCACAACTCGCCGGCCTGCCGGACCGCAACCCGGCGAACAACCCCGCGAAAAACGCGATTATCCGGCGCCTGAAGGAGCGTTCGAAGCCAATCGTCCGGGAGCGCCGGCAGGCCGTCGCCGAGGCGTTGGATGACGAATACGGACTGGCGTTCGTTAACGGCGGCGGAACTGGCAGCATCGAGTTCACCCGACAGGACCCATGGGTAACCGAGGTGACGGCGGGGTCGGCCTTCTATGCGCCCCGACAGTTCGACTGGTACGACGAGTTCGCCTACGAACCGGCCGCCGGCTACGCCGTCGAGGTGACGCGAGAGCCCGATTCGGGCGTCTACACCTGCCGTGGCGGCGGCTACGTCGCCTCCGGGCCCGTCGGTGAGGACAAGGCCCCGATTCCGTGGCTGCCCGAGGGTGCGACGCTCCGGGACGACGAAGGGGCGGGCGAGGTACAGACGCCGGTCCTCTACGACGGCGACCTCTCCGTCGGTGACCCGGTCGTGATGCGCCACGGGAAGGCGGGCGAACTGTGCCGGTTCTTCGAGGAACTCGCGGTCGTCGACGGCGAGGAAATCGTCGACGTGTGGCCGACCTACCGGGGGGAGGGCAAATGCTACATCTGA
- a CDS encoding D-arabinono-1,4-lactone oxidase: protein MLHLTDEGVWHNWSKSVSARPEHVHFPESEDALRTVVTNAEGTLRVVGAGHSFPPVAKADETLVSLERYTGLVDVAPDARRVTVRAGTPLSALTSALAEHGLMLENMGDIDDQSIAGALSTGTHGTGTDFGVMPTQIAGMRLIKANGEVLELDEADDRFPHAQVSLGSLGVISTVTLDVVDDYRLEERKFPADIDDVLANLDSYREHRNFEFWWFPHTDTALVKILEETDETGSPGRLDSVEERLENLAWEGLCRAGTRVRRASPLLSRFTAGTFSESERIGPAREVYPTTRAVRFNETEYGVAREDAVDAFDELRSVVESHDAMFPVEFRDVAGDGIPLSPAYDRESTFLAVHAYYKREWEPLVRDAEAVFDRYDGRPHWGKHHTKTAEEFAGLYPEWGDFQTVRRELDPDELFLNDHLRDVFGKSGVES, encoded by the coding sequence ATGCTACATCTGACCGACGAGGGCGTCTGGCACAACTGGTCGAAGAGCGTGTCGGCGCGGCCGGAACACGTCCACTTCCCCGAAAGCGAGGACGCCCTCCGGACGGTCGTCACCAACGCCGAGGGCACGCTTCGGGTCGTCGGCGCGGGCCACTCCTTTCCGCCGGTGGCGAAAGCCGACGAGACGCTCGTTTCACTGGAGCGGTATACTGGTCTCGTGGACGTCGCCCCCGACGCACGGCGGGTGACGGTGCGAGCGGGCACGCCGCTGTCGGCCCTCACGAGTGCGCTGGCCGAACACGGCCTCATGCTGGAAAACATGGGCGACATCGACGACCAATCGATTGCGGGCGCGCTCTCGACGGGCACCCACGGCACCGGCACCGACTTCGGCGTCATGCCGACCCAAATCGCGGGAATGCGGCTTATAAAGGCGAACGGGGAGGTGCTCGAACTCGACGAAGCAGACGACCGCTTCCCGCACGCACAGGTCTCGCTCGGCAGTCTCGGTGTCATCAGCACTGTCACGCTGGACGTGGTCGACGACTACCGCCTCGAAGAGCGGAAGTTCCCCGCCGATATCGACGACGTGCTGGCGAATCTCGACTCCTACCGCGAGCACCGCAACTTCGAGTTCTGGTGGTTCCCGCACACCGATACGGCGCTGGTGAAGATTCTGGAGGAGACCGACGAAACGGGTTCGCCCGGCCGTCTCGACTCGGTTGAGGAGCGTCTCGAAAATCTCGCGTGGGAGGGGCTCTGCCGTGCCGGGACGCGGGTTCGGCGGGCCTCCCCGCTTTTAAGCAGGTTCACCGCGGGGACGTTCTCCGAGTCCGAACGCATCGGCCCCGCGCGCGAGGTGTACCCCACGACGCGTGCCGTCCGGTTCAACGAAACCGAATACGGCGTCGCCCGCGAGGACGCGGTGGACGCCTTCGACGAACTCCGGAGCGTCGTCGAATCTCACGACGCCATGTTTCCGGTGGAGTTCCGCGACGTGGCCGGCGATGGGATTCCGCTGTCGCCCGCTTACGACCGTGAATCGACGTTCCTCGCCGTCCACGCCTATTATAAACGCGAGTGGGAACCGCTGGTTCGGGACGCCGAAGCCGTCTTCGACCGATACGACGGGCGGCCACACTGGGGCAAACACCACACGAAGACGGCCGAGGAATTCGCGGGTTTGTATCCCGAGTGGGGCGATTTTCAGACGGTTCGGCGGGAACTCGACCCCGATGAGCTGTTCCTGAACGACCACCTTCGGGACGTGTTCGGCAAGTCGGGCGTCGAATCGTGA
- a CDS encoding histidine phosphatase family protein produces the protein MTRVVAVRHGETDWNRNGRMQGWAPTKLNETGREQAEGAGQWLADQYDIDTVYASDLDRTEETAELVLDAFDADFDVTYEPHWRERDIGVYQGFEYHEVQERFPKFSLGDAAYEAAMAVPEGGESLRDLADRVTERLDQVVADHAGETVLLVTHGGPLHVMLGYAKGLPLHEGLKQHHQDNCGVNELVAEDGELRVVRENERVWLE, from the coding sequence ATGACACGTGTCGTCGCCGTCCGCCACGGCGAGACGGACTGGAACCGCAACGGTCGGATGCAGGGCTGGGCGCCGACCAAACTCAACGAAACCGGGCGCGAGCAGGCCGAAGGGGCGGGCCAGTGGCTCGCCGACCAGTACGATATCGACACCGTCTACGCGTCGGACCTCGACCGCACCGAGGAGACCGCCGAGTTGGTTCTGGACGCGTTCGACGCCGACTTCGACGTTACCTACGAGCCACACTGGCGCGAACGGGATATCGGCGTCTATCAGGGCTTCGAATACCACGAGGTACAGGAGCGCTTCCCGAAATTCTCGCTTGGGGACGCCGCCTACGAGGCCGCGATGGCGGTCCCCGAGGGCGGCGAATCGCTCCGCGATTTGGCCGACCGCGTCACCGAGCGACTCGACCAGGTCGTCGCCGACCACGCGGGCGAGACCGTCCTTCTGGTCACCCACGGCGGCCCGCTGCACGTCATGCTCGGCTACGCGAAGGGGCTGCCGCTCCACGAGGGGCTGAAACAGCACCATCAGGACAACTGCGGCGTCAACGAACTCGTCGCCGAGGACGGCGAGTTGCGCGTGGTCCGGGAAAACGAGCGGGTCTGGCTGGAATAG
- the tatC gene encoding twin-arginine translocase subunit TatC, which yields MAETPEGSHNVDEGVVGDGPASDEEMPLADHIEEMVYRLGIVIVVMAIISGIVFPFAEFIINFLWYSVLPGGDIARPRVYHPLGLILARLKVATLGGFIVALPVFVYQTYLFMRPGLYEHERRYYLASVPASLVLAGVGVLFAYFLVLPAIFTYFLTYSQDAATIAFGLSQTFDLIVLMMGLFAAVFQIPLFIMLAIMMGLTTRRWLADKRLYFWGAFLGIAFLFSPDPTGMAPIIVAATMIGLFEATLLTLRWVKR from the coding sequence ATGGCAGAGACGCCGGAGGGGAGCCACAACGTCGACGAAGGAGTCGTCGGCGACGGCCCCGCCAGCGACGAGGAAATGCCGCTCGCGGACCACATCGAGGAGATGGTCTACCGGCTCGGCATCGTCATCGTCGTCATGGCCATCATCTCCGGTATCGTCTTTCCCTTCGCGGAGTTCATCATCAACTTCCTGTGGTACTCGGTGCTTCCGGGCGGCGACATCGCCCGCCCCCGCGTGTACCACCCGCTTGGGCTCATCCTCGCGCGGTTGAAAGTCGCCACGCTGGGCGGCTTCATCGTCGCGCTGCCGGTGTTCGTCTACCAGACCTACCTGTTCATGCGGCCCGGTCTCTACGAGCACGAACGGCGGTATTACCTCGCTTCCGTGCCGGCCAGCCTCGTCTTGGCTGGCGTCGGCGTCCTCTTCGCGTACTTCCTCGTGCTGCCCGCGATTTTCACGTACTTCCTCACCTACTCGCAGGACGCGGCGACTATCGCCTTCGGTCTGAGCCAGACGTTCGACCTCATCGTCCTCATGATGGGGCTGTTCGCGGCGGTGTTCCAGATTCCGCTGTTCATCATGCTCGCCATCATGATGGGGTTGACGACCCGCCGGTGGCTGGCCGACAAGCGCCTCTACTTCTGGGGCGCGTTCCTCGGCATCGCGTTCCTGTTCAGCCCCGACCCGACCGGGATGGCACCCATCATCGTCGCCGCGACGATGATCGGCCTCTTCGAGGCGACGCTGCTCACGTTACGGTGGGTCAAGCGGTAG
- a CDS encoding class I SAM-dependent methyltransferase codes for MDPSDNHQNWADRSGEFSPEYYARLGPNEVSETLAEVFAHYVEEDAAVLELGCSSGRHLAHLRSQGYENLTGIDLNDESFDVMADHYPELAETGTFYTGAIEDILPDFDDDAFDVVYSVETLQHVHPDNEWVFEEVIRVTEDLLITAENEGNSPNRGRGDTDVSYVNDDFPLYHRNWKDVFSEYGLAQLLKEPGKRDTVRVFRLL; via the coding sequence ATGGACCCCTCCGACAATCACCAGAACTGGGCCGACCGCTCCGGGGAGTTCTCACCGGAGTATTACGCCCGCCTCGGCCCCAACGAGGTCAGCGAGACCCTCGCCGAGGTGTTCGCCCACTACGTCGAGGAGGACGCCGCCGTCCTCGAACTCGGCTGTAGTTCCGGCCGCCACCTCGCGCATCTCCGCTCGCAGGGCTACGAGAACCTCACCGGCATCGACCTCAACGACGAGTCCTTCGACGTCATGGCCGACCACTACCCGGAACTCGCCGAGACGGGCACGTTCTATACGGGCGCAATCGAGGATATCCTGCCCGATTTCGACGATGACGCCTTCGACGTCGTCTATTCGGTCGAGACCCTCCAGCACGTCCATCCCGACAACGAGTGGGTCTTCGAGGAGGTCATCCGCGTCACCGAGGACCTGCTAATCACGGCCGAAAACGAGGGCAACAGCCCGAACCGCGGCCGCGGCGACACCGACGTGAGTTACGTCAACGACGATTTCCCGCTGTATCACCGCAACTGGAAGGACGTCTTCTCGGAGTACGGCCTCGCGCAACTGCTCAAAGAACCCGGCAAACGCGACACGGTGCGCGTCTTCCGGCTGCTGTGA
- a CDS encoding MBL fold metallo-hydrolase, with protein MNLQFLGGAGEVGRSAILVNESLLLDFGMKTADPPQYPVGGVRGGGPDPDAVVVSHGHLDHVGAIPALLSGDARPPIYWTPPTAELALTLARDTLKLHGGTPRCPFTEEDLRRVTEVSERRGYRETFEAAGHEVTFFNAGHIPGSAHVLVDDGETRLLYTGDFHTENQRLVSGTDARPNADIVITESTYADVEHEPRESVEQRFVESVKTTLWEGGTVVVPAFAIGRTQELMLVCAAHDIDCYVDGMGKDVTRMVRQHPEFLRDGEAMRRAKSNARFVTGRDGQRKRIADQQTVVITTAGMLSGGPAMTYIPEIYANPVNKICFSGYQVEGTPGRQLLETGGTEINDRHLRVSAQVESYDFSAHADSEGLRDFLSDYEDTPLLVNHGDSCEWFAEQLRADGHEAAAPELGETVEI; from the coding sequence GTGAACCTGCAGTTCCTCGGCGGTGCCGGCGAAGTCGGACGCAGCGCGATTCTCGTCAACGAGTCGCTGCTGCTCGATTTCGGCATGAAGACCGCCGACCCGCCACAGTACCCCGTCGGCGGGGTCCGCGGTGGCGGTCCCGACCCCGATGCAGTCGTCGTCAGCCACGGCCACCTCGACCACGTCGGGGCGATTCCGGCCCTGCTGTCCGGCGACGCCCGCCCGCCGATTTACTGGACGCCGCCGACCGCCGAATTGGCGCTGACGCTGGCCCGCGACACGCTCAAACTCCACGGCGGCACGCCGCGCTGTCCCTTCACCGAGGAGGACCTCCGCCGCGTCACCGAGGTTTCGGAACGCCGCGGCTACCGCGAAACCTTCGAGGCCGCCGGCCACGAGGTGACCTTCTTCAACGCCGGTCACATCCCCGGCAGCGCCCACGTCCTCGTCGACGACGGCGAGACGCGACTGCTCTATACGGGCGATTTTCATACGGAAAACCAGCGCCTCGTCTCCGGTACCGACGCCCGGCCCAACGCCGATATCGTCATCACCGAATCGACCTACGCCGACGTCGAACACGAACCCCGTGAGTCGGTCGAACAGCGGTTCGTCGAGAGCGTCAAGACGACGCTGTGGGAGGGCGGCACCGTCGTCGTCCCCGCCTTCGCTATCGGCCGGACGCAGGAACTGATGCTCGTCTGTGCGGCCCACGACATCGACTGCTACGTCGACGGGATGGGCAAGGACGTCACCCGGATGGTCCGCCAGCATCCCGAGTTCCTCCGGGACGGTGAGGCCATGCGCCGCGCCAAGTCTAATGCGCGGTTCGTAACCGGCCGCGACGGCCAGCGCAAGCGCATCGCCGACCAGCAGACGGTCGTCATCACCACCGCCGGGATGCTCTCGGGCGGCCCCGCGATGACCTATATTCCCGAAATCTATGCGAACCCGGTCAACAAGATCTGTTTTTCGGGCTATCAGGTCGAGGGCACGCCCGGCCGCCAGTTGCTGGAGACGGGTGGTACCGAAATCAACGACCGGCACCTCCGCGTCAGCGCACAGGTCGAGAGTTACGACTTCTCGGCCCACGCCGACAGCGAGGGCCTGCGCGACTTCCTGAGCGACTACGAGGACACGCCGCTTCTGGTCAACCACGGCGATTCCTGCGAGTGGTTCGCCGAACAGTTGCGCGCCGACGGCCACGAGGCGGCTGCCCCCGAGTTGGGCGAGACCGTCGAAATCTGA
- a CDS encoding ATP-binding protein — MNLASLRRRSWLLVAGFGVLLLAADVGNYLSELADPSVTGGPMAALFLDSLPALGLVYAGYWLSTSDFGPEARLRISGWCLAGGAIFGSAIGATIVVRLFENRPIGEPAFPLLVAVGVGGLAGFAAGYYNARARAEAAQAQSMNDAFAFVNDLIRHDLRNDLTVISGYADLLEGENAEIISKKSEEALTRIEVSKAIAETLTTKRDEETVDLAGITAEVAEKIDDTYDLTVTTDLPDHARVEANIGVRSVIDNLLENAAEHNTAADPRAHVTIDCADDTVRLAVRDNGSGVPEEQTEGLFEAPTSGPRGGLALAKTLIERYGGRIRYEGGDSRGSNFIVELPRADPVPSR, encoded by the coding sequence ATGAATCTCGCGTCGCTCCGGCGCCGGTCGTGGCTCCTCGTCGCTGGCTTCGGAGTGCTGCTGTTAGCCGCCGACGTGGGCAACTACCTGTCCGAACTGGCGGACCCATCGGTGACCGGCGGGCCGATGGCTGCCCTGTTTCTCGATAGTCTGCCCGCCCTCGGACTCGTCTACGCCGGCTACTGGCTGTCAACTTCCGACTTCGGGCCGGAGGCGCGATTACGCATCAGCGGGTGGTGCCTCGCGGGCGGGGCGATATTCGGCAGTGCTATCGGCGCGACAATCGTCGTCCGTCTCTTCGAGAACCGGCCTATCGGCGAACCGGCGTTTCCGCTGTTGGTCGCCGTCGGCGTGGGCGGGCTGGCCGGCTTCGCCGCCGGATACTACAACGCTCGGGCGCGAGCGGAGGCGGCACAGGCCCAGTCGATGAACGACGCGTTCGCGTTCGTCAACGACCTCATCAGACACGACCTGCGGAACGACCTGACGGTCATCAGCGGCTATGCCGACCTGCTGGAGGGCGAGAACGCCGAGATTATCTCCAAGAAATCCGAGGAAGCCCTCACCCGCATCGAAGTCTCGAAGGCAATCGCGGAGACGCTCACGACCAAACGGGACGAGGAGACCGTCGACCTGGCCGGTATCACCGCCGAGGTGGCCGAGAAAATCGACGACACCTACGACCTGACGGTGACGACCGACCTGCCCGACCACGCGCGAGTCGAGGCCAACATCGGCGTCCGGTCGGTCATCGACAACCTGCTGGAAAACGCCGCCGAGCACAACACCGCGGCGGACCCGCGGGCACACGTCACGATAGACTGCGCCGACGACACCGTCCGCCTCGCCGTTCGCGATAACGGGTCGGGAGTCCCCGAGGAACAGACCGAGGGCCTCTTCGAAGCACCGACATCGGGGCCACGGGGCGGCCTCGCGCTTGCGAAGACTCTCATCGAACGCTACGGCGGCCGCATTCGCTACGAGGGCGGCGATTCCCGAGGGTCGAACTTCATCGTCGAACTCCCACGAGCGGACCCCGTCCCGTCGAGATAG
- a CDS encoding DUF6360 family protein translates to MVDRIMKVNAFTTLDLLDGEAEGHDFEEEAYAVLNVTSPREDPDHVSLQLELDNTQLENLQPHADTVRLSADEARQLAAELEDHADKVEAAQD, encoded by the coding sequence ATGGTCGACCGTATCATGAAGGTCAACGCCTTCACGACGCTCGATTTGCTCGACGGCGAGGCCGAGGGCCACGACTTCGAGGAGGAGGCCTACGCCGTCCTCAACGTCACCAGCCCACGGGAGGACCCCGACCACGTCTCGCTGCAGTTGGAACTCGACAACACCCAACTGGAGAACCTCCAGCCCCACGCCGACACGGTGCGGCTGTCGGCCGACGAGGCCCGCCAACTCGCCGCCGAACTAGAGGACCACGCCGACAAGGTCGAAGCGGCGCAGGACTGA
- the larE gene encoding ATP-dependent sacrificial sulfur transferase LarE, producing the protein MTSVEAKREAAIEDLQEFDSVLIAFSGGVDSSVVAALAHEALGEDAVACTAKSETLPDAELTEANRVADEIGIRYETVSFSELDSEAFIENDGERCYHCRSMRLGRMFDKARELDIGVVCDGTNASDPGEGHRPGLRAVEELDAYSPLLEHGITKEEVREIARHYDLSVADKPSMACLSSRIPTGLEVTEEKLSRIEKAETLLRTWGFEQFRVRDHDGLARIEVGEDELERALDADFAAAVRDHLTDIGFDHVTLDLEGYRTGSVSPEDADESTDAETADDVLDADYPTSDD; encoded by the coding sequence ATGACATCCGTCGAGGCGAAGCGGGAGGCCGCAATCGAGGACCTGCAGGAGTTCGATAGCGTCCTCATCGCGTTTTCGGGGGGGGTCGACTCCTCGGTGGTCGCCGCGCTGGCCCACGAGGCGCTCGGCGAGGATGCCGTCGCCTGCACCGCCAAAAGCGAGACGCTGCCCGACGCCGAACTGACGGAGGCAAACCGGGTCGCCGACGAAATCGGCATCCGCTACGAGACGGTCTCCTTTTCGGAGTTGGACAGCGAGGCGTTCATCGAAAACGACGGCGAGCGCTGCTATCACTGCCGGTCGATGCGGCTGGGCCGGATGTTCGACAAGGCTCGCGAACTGGACATCGGCGTGGTCTGCGACGGGACGAACGCCTCCGACCCCGGCGAGGGCCACCGGCCCGGCCTCCGCGCGGTCGAGGAGTTGGACGCCTACTCGCCGCTTCTCGAACACGGCATCACGAAAGAGGAGGTGCGTGAAATCGCCCGCCACTACGACCTCTCGGTGGCCGACAAACCGTCGATGGCGTGTCTCTCCTCGCGGATTCCGACGGGGCTGGAAGTGACCGAGGAGAAACTCTCCCGCATCGAGAAGGCCGAAACCCTGCTCCGGACGTGGGGCTTCGAGCAGTTCCGCGTGCGCGACCACGACGGCCTCGCGCGCATCGAGGTGGGCGAGGACGAACTGGAGCGTGCGCTGGACGCCGATTTCGCGGCGGCCGTCCGTGACCACCTCACCGATATCGGCTTCGACCACGTGACGCTGGACCTGGAGGGTTATCGGACCGGGAGCGTCTCACCGGAGGACGCCGACGAGTCGACCGACGCCGAGACGGCCGACGACGTGTTGGATGCCGACTATCCGACCAGCGACGACTGA
- a CDS encoding aldo/keto reductase, translating to MDTFDIGGELTVRRLGFGAMRITGEDIIGEPDDVENARDVLREAADRVDLIDTADSYGPGVSERLIGETLAPYEDVAVATKGGLLRSPDGEWLPHGAPEYLRNALLCSLDRLRVDTIDLYQYHRPDPDTDFEESITMLAELKDDGFIDHVGVSNVSVDQLETARDHVEVATVQNRYNVGYRDEAAVLDACEEYGIGFIPWYPLAAGDLDSVEGIDEIADAHDATRQQIALAWLLERSPVMLPIPGTSSVEHLKENVAAADIDLTDEDVARLT from the coding sequence ATGGACACGTTCGATATCGGCGGCGAGTTGACCGTTCGACGACTCGGCTTCGGCGCGATGCGCATCACCGGCGAGGACATCATCGGCGAACCCGACGACGTCGAGAACGCGCGCGACGTGCTGCGCGAGGCGGCCGACCGCGTGGACCTCATCGACACCGCCGACTCCTACGGTCCCGGCGTCTCCGAACGCCTTATCGGCGAGACGCTGGCGCCCTACGAGGACGTGGCCGTCGCGACGAAGGGCGGCCTGCTCCGGTCGCCGGACGGCGAGTGGTTGCCCCACGGCGCCCCCGAATACCTCCGCAACGCCCTGCTGTGTAGCCTCGACCGCCTCCGAGTGGATACCATCGACCTCTACCAGTACCACCGCCCGGACCCCGACACCGATTTCGAGGAGAGCATCACGATGCTGGCGGAACTGAAAGACGACGGCTTCATCGACCACGTCGGCGTCTCGAACGTCAGCGTCGACCAACTGGAGACGGCCCGGGACCACGTCGAGGTGGCGACCGTCCAGAACCGCTACAACGTCGGCTACCGCGATGAGGCCGCCGTGCTCGATGCCTGCGAGGAGTACGGTATCGGCTTCATCCCGTGGTATCCGCTGGCGGCCGGCGACCTCGACTCGGTCGAGGGCATCGACGAGATTGCCGACGCCCACGACGCGACCCGGCAGCAAATCGCGCTGGCGTGGTTGCTGGAGCGTTCGCCCGTGATGCTCCCGATTCCCGGCACCTCCAGCGTCGAACACTTAAAAGAGAACGTCGCCGCGGCCGATATCGACCTCACCGACGAGGACGTCGCACGGCTCACCTGA